From Bacteroides uniformis:
TCATAGTTAAGAATCTCGCCGCTGTTCACAATATCCATGAACTCCTGCTGCGAGGCCGGGTCAAGAAGATCATAAGTCTGCTCTGTATTGGCTCGCGCTATACTGGTATTCGATTTAGACCATTTGATAAAGCCCAAATCAAGAACTGAAGCAGAAAGTGTCAATTTATCCAGTAACTTGTAAGATACTCCCAAATCAATAGCCCCACCATATCCGGCAAAACCAAAACTGCCAAAATCGATTTCATCGATATAATCACCATTCTCATTCTCGGGAAGTTCTAACAGCTTTGACGAGTTCTCCAAAGTTGCATCCACTTGAATGGAAGCTTTACTCGTCACTCCTGAAGAGCCGACAGAAGGAGTTTCCACATGAATCTGGTTGATGTTCAGCTTTAAGTTACCGATACCCAGCAGCATCTTCACCTTACCACCCACAGCCAGTCGGTCTGTGATATTCCTTGCAAAGCCAAGGCCGACTTCCGCATAGGAATTTATCTCAAGCTTCTGTCCATTAATGGTTTCGTTAATACCCAAATAGTCAGAAATATTGTCACCGAACTCCCGGCTGCTCATGTTATTCATAAACTGGAACATGGTTTTCGGTATGGCGGCACCGATATCATTACGCAACCCCACATTGACTGACCAGAAGTTCTTTCCTTTATACCACCCGGCAGACAGAATGTCGGTACTCAAATTCACATTCAAGTTATTGGTAGCATCCAGTCGGTTCATAAAGTCATTGCTCATGAAATAGTCGCTATCATCACTGTTCTCAATAATGTCCATAATATCCCTATACCCCAGGGAACTGGAGTTGACGGTAGCATTCAACGAACCTATCACGGGAATATTCAGATAACCGCGTCCCGGCATCAAGGCCGGATTGAGCTGCATACGCTGGTTACTTCCTTCCATAAAGTAGGAAGTGCGCAGGAACTGGGCTTGTCCGGAAAGAGAGAAGCAAAGCAACAATACCACAAACAGCCATACTCTCAGAGAATTCAATTGTTTCATAACCTTGTCAATATTTTCATTATCACCTGCAAAAATATAAAACAAGTTAATACCCTACAAACAACTTAACCGGATAGTCGTGTATAAAAGGCTTATACAGAGACTATCCGGTATAAATTAAGGAGCAAATAAAAGAATCCTCTTAAGAGTGTCCTTATACTATTTCATCATAAACATGTTCATTTGCTCTCGTAGCGGTACTCAGAAAAACCGGGGCTGTCTCCTTTCTTTGTTGCAGAGACATTGACGTCACTGCCGGAGCACTCAACATTTCCTTATATTTTTCCGGAGCAGTGAGTATCTTTACAGCCTCTTTCAAATCATCATCATCTTTCAACTGCTGGATAATGCTTCCACGCTGGAAATAATAACGTTTGATGATTTCTACCGCAATCATGCTCTTGATGTCCTTGGAGAAATGGTCAAGGTCACGGTCCAGATTATGCGACAATTTTTTCTCCAGCGCTTCAAACTCTTTCGAAGCATCAGTCAGATAGCCCTCAAATTCGGCCATCTCCTTCAGGTTCTTCAGCATCTTCTCTGTCTGCTGGTCGTATTTGAAGTCCGCCTTTTTCACCATCGCCTTGAAGTCCGCATAATCGGCATCTGTAATTTCAAACTTCTCTGCTGAAGGGATGGTAGGATGTTTCAGGCAATAGTCCGTGGCATAATTGAAAATAAGATTGTCATTGACAAGATAGAACAGAATGTTGGGCAGCTTCTCCTGCTTCACCGCAATGTCCGGAGTCACGCCTCCACCATCCCGCACTTCACGTCCGGCAGCCGTATGGAACACGGTAGTAAGGCTGTCCGGAATACGTCCCACACTGCCGTCCTCATTCCGGTGCTTGTAGTCGATAGCCTGCACACAACGGCCGCTGGGAATATAATATTTGGAAGTCGTCAGCTTCATGGTACCACCGTATGGCAACGGACGGGTGGTCTGCACCAATCCCTTACCGAAAGTACGGTTACCGATAATGACCGCACGGTCAAGGTCCTGCAAAGAGCCCGCAAGGATTTCTGACGAAGAAGCCGTTCCGCCATTGACCAGAACAGCCAAAGGAATTTCCAGATCCAACGGTTCACGCAATGTCTTGTAGGTATTGCTGGCTTGCTTAATCTTACCCTTTGTCGTCACAAGTGTTTTTCCGCGAGGCAGAAAGAAGTTGGCTATCTCTATAGACTCATCCAGCAAGCCACCCCCATTGTTCCGCAAGTCAATCACCAACGAAGTCATCCCCCGCTTCTTCAAGTCCAGAAAAGCCTGCTTGAACTCCTTGGAAGGATTCCCCGAGAAGGTGCTGAGATTGATATAACCTATATTATTATCCAGCACCGTATAATAAGGTATGAACGGCAATTGGATGGAACGGCGCACAATGTCGAAATCCAACGGTTTCTCTGTACCGGGACGTTGCACTTTCAGCTTGAAGCTGGTACCCACTTGTCCGCGAAGCATCTCGCTGACTTCCTGGTTGTTCTTTCCGGCAAGGTCTTTTCCGTCAATTTC
This genomic window contains:
- a CDS encoding S41 family peptidase; the protein is MRRILKIRWMVTLLIVAGAVCFWGFKSGDSRSFQIAKNLDIFNSIVKELDMFYVDTIDPNKTIREGIDAMLYSLDPYTEYYPEDDQSELEQMLKNSYGGIGSVITWNPKLKRSMISEPYENMPAADVGLKAGDILMEIDGKDLAGKNNQEVSEMLRGQVGTSFKLKVQRPGTEKPLDFDIVRRSIQLPFIPYYTVLDNNIGYINLSTFSGNPSKEFKQAFLDLKKRGMTSLVIDLRNNGGGLLDESIEIANFFLPRGKTLVTTKGKIKQASNTYKTLREPLDLEIPLAVLVNGGTASSSEILAGSLQDLDRAVIIGNRTFGKGLVQTTRPLPYGGTMKLTTSKYYIPSGRCVQAIDYKHRNEDGSVGRIPDSLTTVFHTAAGREVRDGGGVTPDIAVKQEKLPNILFYLVNDNLIFNYATDYCLKHPTIPSAEKFEITDADYADFKAMVKKADFKYDQQTEKMLKNLKEMAEFEGYLTDASKEFEALEKKLSHNLDRDLDHFSKDIKSMIAVEIIKRYYFQRGSIIQQLKDDDDLKEAVKILTAPEKYKEMLSAPAVTSMSLQQRKETAPVFLSTATRANEHVYDEIV
- a CDS encoding DUF5723 family protein: MKQLNSLRVWLFVVLLLCFSLSGQAQFLRTSYFMEGSNQRMQLNPALMPGRGYLNIPVIGSLNATVNSSSLGYRDIMDIIENSDDSDYFMSNDFMNRLDATNNLNVNLSTDILSAGWYKGKNFWSVNVGLRNDIGAAIPKTMFQFMNNMSSREFGDNISDYLGINETINGQKLEINSYAEVGLGFARNITDRLAVGGKVKMLLGIGNLKLNINQIHVETPSVGSSGVTSKASIQVDATLENSSKLLELPENENGDYIDEIDFGSFGFAGYGGAIDLGVSYKLLDKLTLSASVLDLGFIKWSKSNTSIARANTEQTYDLLDPASQQEFMDIVNSGEILNYDMLQLKTEEASEKSRTRGLTSTMVLGAEYALLNDWLVVGALYTGRFAKPKTLNELTFSACIRPTNAFNVAASYSVLQGAGKTFGLALKLGSFFAGTDYMFFGKNTKNVNAYLGVSIPLGKQKTAEN